A region from the Gemmatimonadota bacterium genome encodes:
- a CDS encoding zinc dependent phospholipase C family protein codes for MRAVRVAVLVCLALCLTPTEAWAWTPGTHVFLGDAVLRSLHLLPGPVAELLQAFPYDFLYGSIAADTSIAKKYAAAGRHCHSWVVGQEIVDRARDEATRAFGLGYLAHLAADVVAHNFFVPRQLTVTSSTAALGHSYWENRFETHLGEAPARRARELILLDHSRSDAHLDRILSPTIFSTPTNRRIFRGMVRVTDWESWQRIFQLAKEHSRFDLPDDEVDRYLARSFDFVIDMFRRGVLSEPQRLDPAGLDPLRDAKRVRRDVLRAGGEPDLLAAADRRFGMPATELAFAAAVVPPLSSVRR; via the coding sequence GTGCGTGCGGTGCGGGTCGCTGTCCTGGTGTGCCTCGCACTCTGCCTGACGCCGACGGAGGCGTGGGCGTGGACCCCTGGAACCCACGTCTTCCTCGGTGACGCGGTCCTCCGGTCCCTGCACCTCCTGCCCGGCCCCGTCGCCGAGCTGCTGCAGGCCTTTCCCTATGACTTCCTCTACGGATCGATAGCGGCGGACACGTCGATCGCAAAGAAGTACGCGGCGGCGGGGCGACACTGTCACTCCTGGGTCGTTGGGCAGGAGATTGTGGACCGCGCACGGGACGAGGCCACGCGCGCCTTCGGCCTGGGGTATCTCGCGCACCTCGCCGCTGACGTGGTCGCGCACAACTTCTTTGTGCCGCGCCAGCTGACCGTCACGTCATCCACGGCCGCCCTTGGACACTCATACTGGGAAAACCGCTTCGAGACACACCTTGGCGAGGCGCCCGCCCGCCGCGCGCGCGAGCTGATCCTCCTCGACCACAGCCGGAGCGACGCTCACCTCGACCGCATCCTGAGTCCGACGATCTTCTCCACGCCGACCAATCGCCGGATCTTTCGCGGCATGGTGCGGGTCACCGACTGGGAGTCGTGGCAGCGCATCTTCCAGCTAGCCAAGGAGCACTCGCGCTTCGACCTGCCGGACGACGAGGTCGATCGCTACCTGGCGCGGTCCTTCGACTTCGTGATCGACATGTTTCGCCGCGGCGTGTTGTCCGAGCCACAGCGGCTAGACCCCGCCGGCCTCGATCCACTGCGAGACGCCAAGCGGGTCCGCCGTGACGTGCTGCGCGCCGGGGGCGAGCCCGACCTCCTGGCTGCCGCCGATCGCCGTTTCGGCATGCCGGCCACGGAGCTCGCCTTCGCCGCCGCCGTCGTGCCCCCACTGTCCAGCGTCAGGCGTTAG
- the infB gene encoding translation initiation factor IF-2, whose amino-acid sequence MSKLRVHDLAGEFGVPAEDLMQLLRQLDVPVRSHLSQLTDDQVARVRLRWEREKRARQEKPAPAAPAAARRRRGTAATEAPAVVETTPAAKGSIRRRKAADIIVPEPEVVEPEPAPPEPTTIEAVAPATQVVEPPRPEPVEDVVTAVAPPAPVAAPEPPPPAPAPVPEPIADVPPPRPLPRPAYSTSTPPPRPAPAQGMPDRPRPRPIVPGAPRPRGTAGSSPFGPPRPIASATPGGAVGLPARDDRGASQPPAGAGGRGKQKKGRRDRVDQEEVSANISRVMTSMRGTAKRGPQRRDDSRQDLEAMRREEAEREKKLVRVNEFITVAELAEILKVPPTQIVGFAFKNLGLMVTINQRLDFDQIELIASEFGFQAVKEEEYAADLGAAAPADAPETLKFRPPVVTIMGHVDHGKTSLLDYIRKANVVAGEAGGITQHIGAYHVSLPNEKTITFLDTPGHQAFTAMRARGAQVTDIVVLVVAANDSVMPQTIEAISHAKNAGVPLIVAINKVDLADANPMRVSQDLLQHGVVLEQFGGQVLSTEISAKKGTHVNELLEQLLLQSEILDLKANPDKPATGSVIEAQLDAGKGPVATILVQSGTLRVGDNFICGLFSGRVRALLDERGKIVKQAGPAIPVQVLGLTGVPMAGDQFLVVDDATQAREIAQRRERLDREAKSRRTSKSAVTLEDFMSQAAAGQRRNLRILIKADQGGPAEALADALQQLSNAEVSVEVVHRGVGAITEGDILLARASGAIIIGFHVRPDNNARAAAEREGVDIKLYRIIYEAVADVKAALEGMLRPEEREVVLGEAEVREIFKVSRIGTIAGCQVRSGIINRTGRVRLIRDSTEIFDGTIASLRRFKDDVKEVKEGYECGIGIENFNDIKVGDVIECYRKEEFARTLQSPNS is encoded by the coding sequence TTGAGCAAGCTGCGCGTACACGACCTGGCAGGCGAATTCGGCGTTCCGGCGGAGGATCTCATGCAGCTCCTCCGGCAATTGGACGTGCCTGTACGGAGTCACTTGAGTCAGTTGACCGATGATCAGGTCGCTCGAGTGCGCCTCCGATGGGAACGCGAGAAGCGCGCGCGCCAGGAGAAGCCGGCGCCCGCAGCTCCCGCCGCGGCCCGCCGGCGTCGCGGCACCGCGGCCACCGAGGCGCCCGCGGTCGTGGAGACCACGCCCGCGGCCAAGGGGTCGATCCGCCGCCGGAAGGCTGCCGACATCATCGTGCCCGAGCCAGAGGTGGTCGAGCCGGAGCCGGCGCCACCCGAGCCGACGACGATTGAGGCGGTCGCCCCAGCGACCCAGGTCGTCGAGCCCCCGCGTCCGGAGCCGGTCGAAGATGTCGTGACGGCGGTAGCGCCTCCTGCTCCTGTCGCAGCGCCTGAGCCTCCACCGCCGGCACCGGCGCCGGTACCCGAACCGATTGCTGACGTCCCGCCTCCGCGACCGCTGCCCAGGCCGGCGTACAGCACGTCCACTCCGCCGCCGCGTCCGGCGCCTGCCCAGGGAATGCCGGATCGCCCGCGACCGCGCCCGATTGTTCCTGGTGCTCCGCGGCCTCGGGGAACGGCCGGGAGCTCGCCGTTCGGGCCGCCGCGGCCCATTGCGTCTGCCACCCCCGGTGGCGCCGTTGGACTGCCGGCCCGCGATGATCGCGGTGCCTCCCAACCGCCCGCAGGCGCCGGAGGGCGCGGCAAGCAGAAGAAGGGTCGGCGCGATCGGGTGGATCAGGAAGAGGTGTCGGCCAACATCAGCCGCGTCATGACGTCGATGCGCGGTACCGCCAAGCGCGGGCCGCAGCGGCGCGATGACTCACGCCAGGACCTCGAGGCGATGCGCCGCGAGGAAGCGGAGCGTGAGAAGAAGCTCGTGCGCGTCAACGAGTTCATCACGGTGGCCGAGCTCGCTGAGATCCTGAAGGTTCCCCCCACTCAGATCGTCGGGTTCGCCTTCAAGAACCTGGGGCTGATGGTGACCATCAACCAGCGCCTCGACTTCGACCAGATCGAGCTGATCGCATCGGAGTTCGGTTTCCAGGCGGTGAAGGAAGAGGAGTACGCGGCCGACCTTGGTGCTGCGGCACCAGCCGATGCGCCGGAAACGCTGAAGTTCCGGCCCCCGGTCGTCACGATCATGGGTCACGTCGATCACGGCAAGACCTCACTCCTCGACTACATCCGGAAAGCGAATGTCGTGGCCGGCGAAGCCGGGGGCATCACCCAGCATATCGGGGCCTACCACGTCAGCCTGCCGAACGAGAAGACGATCACCTTCCTCGACACCCCGGGTCACCAGGCGTTTACGGCCATGCGCGCCCGCGGCGCCCAGGTGACGGACATCGTCGTCCTGGTCGTCGCCGCAAACGACTCGGTCATGCCGCAGACCATCGAAGCGATCTCGCACGCCAAGAACGCCGGCGTGCCACTGATCGTGGCGATCAACAAGGTAGACCTGGCCGATGCGAATCCCATGCGGGTCTCCCAGGATCTCCTGCAGCACGGCGTCGTCCTCGAACAGTTTGGTGGCCAGGTGCTGTCCACCGAGATCTCGGCCAAGAAGGGCACGCACGTCAACGAACTGCTGGAGCAGCTGCTCCTGCAATCTGAGATCCTGGACCTGAAGGCCAACCCGGACAAGCCGGCCACGGGGTCGGTGATCGAAGCCCAGCTCGACGCCGGCAAGGGACCGGTGGCGACGATCCTGGTGCAGAGCGGGACGCTCCGGGTCGGCGACAACTTCATCTGCGGCCTGTTCTCGGGTCGCGTGCGGGCGCTGCTCGACGAACGCGGCAAGATCGTCAAGCAGGCGGGGCCTGCCATCCCGGTCCAGGTCCTCGGCCTGACCGGAGTCCCGATGGCGGGCGACCAGTTCCTCGTCGTCGACGACGCCACGCAGGCTCGCGAGATCGCCCAGCGACGTGAGCGCCTCGATCGCGAGGCCAAGAGCCGACGGACATCCAAGAGCGCGGTCACGCTCGAGGACTTCATGTCGCAAGCCGCGGCGGGTCAACGACGCAACCTGCGCATCCTCATCAAGGCCGACCAGGGCGGCCCGGCCGAAGCACTCGCCGACGCATTGCAGCAGCTCTCCAACGCGGAAGTGTCGGTCGAGGTGGTCCACCGTGGCGTCGGTGCTATCACGGAAGGCGATATCCTGCTGGCCAGGGCCTCCGGCGCGATCATCATCGGCTTCCACGTCCGGCCAGACAACAATGCGCGGGCTGCCGCGGAGCGTGAAGGGGTCGACATCAAGCTGTATCGCATCATCTACGAGGCGGTCGCGGACGTGAAGGCGGCGCTCGAAGGGATGCTGCGCCCGGAAGAGCGCGAAGTGGTGCTCGGCGAGGCCGAGGTCCGCGAGATCTTCAAGGTCTCGCGCATTGGCACCATTGCCGGTTGCCAGGTGCGGTCGGGGATCATCAACCGGACGGGCCGTGTGCGCCTGATCCGAGACAGCACCGAAATCTTCGACGGCACCATCGCCTCGCTGCGACGGTTCAAGGATGACGTGAAGGAAGTCAAGGAAGGGTATGAGTGCGGTATCGGCATCGAGAATTTCAACGACATCAAGGTCGGCGACGTGATCGAGTGTTATCGCAAGGAGGAGTTCGCCCGAACCCTGCAGTCGCCCAATTCCTGA
- a CDS encoding aspartyl/glutamyl-tRNA amidotransferase subunit C, with translation MRVAPEDVRHVADLARIGLEPDRVAQLARELSGILDHMDVLARAVPSDTLPMDGAPGVRSVLREDVAAADPLRRPSDAMAPAMRDGLFLVPRLAAHEDVGA, from the coding sequence ATGCGTGTTGCACCCGAGGACGTCCGCCATGTGGCGGACCTGGCGCGGATCGGCCTGGAACCGGATCGCGTCGCCCAGCTGGCCCGGGAGTTGAGCGGGATCCTCGATCACATGGACGTGCTGGCGCGCGCAGTTCCCTCGGACACGCTGCCGATGGACGGTGCTCCTGGGGTGCGCTCTGTGCTGCGCGAGGACGTCGCAGCGGCGGATCCCCTTCGGCGTCCGAGCGACGCGATGGCGCCGGCGATGCGGGACGGGCTGTTTCTCGTCCCGCGGCTCGCGGCCCACGAGGATGTCGGCGCATGA
- the nusA gene encoding transcription termination factor NusA produces MSGTAEILAAIRELAHIKQLDRTELHGLLQDGIHAALAKKHGPNVKAEVEVDEAKGEIRIVLLKTVVAEVMDAGAEVSVEEAQFEDPEFQVGDVMEIPVDFQEFGRSAVQAAKQRIIQRVREGERTRIRDEFSGRVGELLTGEVQQVERGKIVLMLQKYREAEAIMPYREQNHREHFHTGDPIRAVLKRVEETPKGPRLILTRADPLFVQALFKLEVPEIQQGIVEIRAGAREVGSRTKIAVWSRDESIDPVGACVGMKGARVQAVVNELNGERIDIVPWSSDPERFAKLALAPARVARVFSDPETRTIQAVVDEDQLSLAIGRNGQNVRLASELSGWKIDLYSSREWMERVEGPVFQPLPEEGDVGGDVRLSEIEGLPPATVAVLEDAGYKTFNDILDLEREDLLKLPGIAPEEADRIMRMLSELTTEDGNAEAGGEG; encoded by the coding sequence ATGAGCGGAACCGCAGAAATCCTGGCCGCGATTCGCGAACTGGCGCACATCAAGCAGCTGGATCGCACCGAATTGCATGGCCTGTTGCAGGACGGCATCCATGCCGCCCTGGCCAAGAAGCATGGCCCCAATGTGAAGGCCGAGGTCGAGGTGGATGAGGCGAAGGGAGAGATTCGCATCGTCCTGCTCAAGACTGTGGTGGCCGAGGTGATGGACGCCGGAGCCGAGGTCTCCGTGGAGGAGGCGCAGTTCGAGGATCCGGAGTTCCAGGTCGGCGACGTGATGGAAATCCCGGTCGACTTTCAAGAGTTTGGCCGGAGCGCGGTGCAGGCCGCCAAGCAGCGCATCATCCAGCGGGTGCGCGAAGGTGAGCGCACGCGCATCCGGGACGAATTCAGTGGCCGGGTGGGGGAGCTTCTTACGGGCGAAGTGCAGCAAGTGGAACGGGGCAAGATCGTGTTGATGCTGCAGAAGTACCGCGAGGCAGAGGCCATCATGCCCTATCGCGAGCAGAATCACCGCGAACACTTCCACACCGGCGACCCGATTCGCGCGGTACTCAAGCGCGTCGAGGAGACGCCCAAGGGGCCTCGCTTGATCCTGACGCGTGCGGATCCCCTGTTCGTTCAGGCGCTGTTCAAGCTGGAGGTTCCGGAGATCCAGCAGGGCATCGTGGAGATTCGGGCCGGGGCACGCGAGGTCGGCAGCCGGACCAAGATCGCCGTCTGGTCGCGGGACGAGAGCATCGACCCGGTCGGTGCATGCGTGGGGATGAAAGGCGCTCGGGTGCAGGCCGTGGTAAACGAGTTGAATGGCGAGCGCATCGACATCGTGCCGTGGTCGAGTGACCCCGAGCGTTTTGCGAAGCTCGCCCTGGCTCCTGCCCGGGTGGCACGCGTTTTCTCGGACCCCGAAACCCGGACGATCCAGGCGGTGGTGGACGAAGACCAGCTCTCGCTTGCTATCGGGCGAAATGGACAGAACGTGCGACTGGCGTCCGAGCTGTCGGGGTGGAAGATCGACCTCTATTCGAGCCGGGAATGGATGGAACGGGTTGAAGGTCCGGTGTTCCAGCCGTTGCCTGAGGAGGGGGATGTCGGTGGCGATGTGCGCCTCTCGGAGATCGAGGGGTTGCCGCCAGCGACGGTCGCCGTGCTCGAGGATGCTGGCTACAAGACGTTCAACGACATCCTCGACTTGGAGCGAGAGGACTTGCTCAAGCTCCCGGGGATTGCGCCGGAAGAGGCGGATCGCATCATGCGGATGTTGTCCGAATTGACGACGGAAGATGGGAACGCTGAAGCCGGCGGCGAGGGGTAG
- a CDS encoding ribosome maturation factor RimP, with amino-acid sequence MGVSSLEAVVEQVLGELGFELVELRRGGTSRRPVLDVRIERVDRVKVTIEDCARTSRALEAQLDGSELVSPDYTLEVSSPGVERRLRHAEDWRRFSGRRARVLAPSLGGRVEVELVGVDEQAGQEIGVVRDLKGEEQRVPLADVKEARLVLVWNN; translated from the coding sequence ATGGGAGTCTCATCGCTGGAAGCTGTTGTGGAGCAAGTACTTGGCGAGCTCGGTTTCGAGCTCGTCGAGTTGCGCCGTGGCGGCACCTCGCGACGTCCCGTGCTGGATGTGCGGATCGAGCGGGTCGACCGCGTCAAGGTGACCATCGAGGATTGTGCGCGGACGTCGCGAGCCTTGGAGGCGCAGCTCGACGGCAGCGAGTTGGTGAGCCCGGACTATACGCTTGAGGTGTCGTCGCCGGGGGTTGAGCGGCGCTTGCGTCACGCGGAGGACTGGCGTCGGTTTTCTGGCCGAAGGGCCCGTGTGTTGGCGCCGTCGTTGGGAGGGCGTGTCGAGGTTGAGCTGGTCGGTGTCGATGAACAGGCTGGGCAGGAGATTGGAGTCGTGCGCGACCTCAAGGGCGAGGAGCAACGGGTGCCCCTCGCGGACGTGAAAGAGGCTCGCTTGGTGCTCGTGTGGAACAACTGA
- a CDS encoding polyphenol oxidase family protein has product MEVESAPGFEAFGVRAFTTTRQAGDFAWQSVEPAHQVFQRWQSLRAFAGAPRLVASHQVHGSRILVHRGGWEGTLREGDADGHLSAGRGTAMAVSLADCVPVFIAHPSGAVAVVHSGWRGTVGDIAGRAIDTLVELGLRASDLVAHCGPAICGSCYVVGPDVYGQLTGRSVADPTGVDLRRLIAHRLEQCGVPAVTISARCTRCDNARFFSHRCGDAGRQVGVIVS; this is encoded by the coding sequence GTGGAGGTCGAGTCCGCCCCCGGGTTCGAGGCCTTTGGGGTCCGCGCGTTCACGACGACTCGTCAGGCGGGAGATTTCGCGTGGCAATCCGTCGAGCCGGCGCACCAGGTGTTCCAGCGCTGGCAATCCCTTCGCGCCTTTGCCGGCGCACCACGGCTGGTCGCCTCGCACCAGGTCCATGGCTCGCGGATCCTCGTGCACAGGGGCGGGTGGGAAGGGACGCTCCGCGAGGGCGACGCCGACGGGCACCTGTCGGCCGGCCGCGGGACAGCGATGGCCGTGTCGCTGGCGGACTGCGTGCCCGTGTTCATCGCGCATCCCTCGGGCGCTGTTGCGGTGGTACACTCGGGATGGCGCGGGACGGTTGGCGACATTGCCGGCCGCGCAATCGATACCTTGGTGGAGCTGGGGCTCAGGGCCTCCGACCTGGTCGCGCACTGCGGGCCGGCGATCTGTGGGAGCTGCTACGTGGTGGGGCCGGATGTCTACGGGCAGCTCACGGGCCGGTCGGTCGCCGATCCCACCGGGGTGGACCTCCGCCGGTTGATCGCGCATCGGCTCGAGCAATGTGGGGTGCCCGCAGTGACGATTTCCGCTCGTTGCACGCGGTGCGATAATGCCCGGTTCTTTTCCCACCGGTGCGGCGATGCGGGTCGCCAAGTTGGGGTCATCGTTTCGTAG
- the gatA gene encoding Asp-tRNA(Asn)/Glu-tRNA(Gln) amidotransferase subunit GatA, which produces MNDLTALDVAQLHGRVTAGELAALECVDRTFDRMRQVAAGPDGLNILLAHDREWSREQAEVVDRQVASGEALGPLAGIPVVVKDNLATEHLPTTCGSRILEGYVSPYEATAVRRLRAAGALVVGKANLDEFAMGSSTEHSAFGPTRNPVDPTRVPGGSSGGSAAAVAAGVCRIALGSETGGSVRQPAAFCGVVGLKPTYGRVSRYGLVAFASSLDHVGVFGATVADMARGLQAIAGHDPRDATSAADAVDDYVASATSRDVQGLVVGWPTEYYDDALDPRIRASCETARDLLLAAGATVRPVTLPHTGIAIPTYYVLAPAEASANLARFDGARYGMRMEGDGLRGMYEATRSRGFGEEVTRRILLGTYVLSAGYYDAYYRTAMQARRLIADDFARVFATGVDVLLTPTTPAPAWPLGAISDPYEMYLADTFTVPANLAGIPAISVPAGRVDGLPIGVQLMANHFAEATLCRAAAVLEAVAP; this is translated from the coding sequence ATGAACGACCTGACGGCGCTCGATGTGGCCCAACTGCACGGGCGGGTCACTGCGGGCGAGTTGGCCGCCCTTGAGTGCGTCGACCGGACGTTCGATCGGATGCGGCAGGTTGCCGCAGGGCCAGACGGGCTCAACATCCTGCTCGCCCACGATCGGGAGTGGTCGCGGGAGCAGGCGGAGGTGGTGGATCGGCAGGTCGCATCCGGGGAGGCGCTGGGCCCGCTCGCCGGCATTCCTGTGGTGGTGAAAGACAACCTGGCGACCGAGCACCTCCCGACGACCTGTGGGTCACGAATTCTCGAGGGGTACGTCAGTCCGTACGAGGCGACGGCCGTGCGCCGCCTGCGCGCGGCCGGCGCTCTGGTGGTGGGGAAGGCGAACCTCGACGAATTCGCCATGGGGTCGTCCACGGAGCACTCGGCCTTTGGCCCCACGAGGAACCCCGTCGACCCGACGCGTGTGCCTGGGGGGTCGTCGGGAGGGTCGGCGGCGGCCGTGGCCGCTGGGGTGTGCCGCATCGCATTAGGCTCGGAGACGGGCGGGTCGGTGCGCCAGCCGGCCGCCTTCTGCGGCGTGGTCGGGCTCAAGCCAACATACGGCCGCGTAAGTCGGTATGGCCTTGTGGCGTTTGCCTCGTCGCTCGATCACGTCGGCGTCTTCGGGGCGACCGTCGCTGACATGGCGCGGGGGCTGCAGGCCATCGCCGGGCACGACCCGCGCGATGCCACGAGCGCCGCCGACGCCGTGGACGACTACGTGGCGTCGGCCACCTCACGCGACGTGCAGGGCCTCGTGGTGGGCTGGCCCACCGAGTACTACGACGACGCCCTGGACCCGCGAATCCGTGCGAGTTGCGAGACCGCGCGCGATCTCCTCCTCGCGGCAGGGGCCACCGTGCGACCGGTCACGCTACCGCACACCGGGATCGCCATCCCCACTTACTACGTGCTCGCCCCCGCGGAGGCCTCGGCAAATCTCGCGCGGTTCGACGGGGCGCGGTACGGTATGCGCATGGAAGGGGACGGGCTCCGCGGGATGTACGAGGCGACGCGCTCTCGCGGGTTTGGTGAGGAAGTCACGCGGCGCATCCTGCTGGGCACCTACGTGCTGTCTGCCGGCTACTACGACGCCTACTATCGGACCGCCATGCAAGCCCGCCGATTGATCGCGGACGACTTCGCGCGAGTCTTCGCCACCGGCGTGGATGTCCTGCTGACGCCGACCACGCCAGCCCCGGCGTGGCCGCTGGGAGCCATCAGTGACCCGTACGAGATGTACCTCGCCGACACCTTCACGGTCCCGGCGAACCTCGCCGGAATTCCGGCGATCTCCGTTCCCGCCGGACGGGTGGATGGTCTGCCGATCGGCGTGCAACTGATGGCCAACCACTTTGCCGAGGCGACACTGTGCCGGGCGGCCGCCGTCCTTGAGGCCGTGGCGCCATGA
- the gatB gene encoding Asp-tRNA(Asn)/Glu-tRNA(Gln) amidotransferase subunit GatB: MTAVDWELVVGLEVHVQLKTTTKIFCGCRASFGDPPNTNTCPVCLGLPGALPVLNARAVALAVRAALALGCDVQPRSVFARKNYFYPDLPKGYQISQFDRPLALGGWLPVAEGRRIGITRVHMEEDAGKSIHDRFAGWSAIDLNRAGTPLIEIVSEPDLRSGAEAREYLLRLKEILEYTDVSDANMEEGSLRVDANVSIRPQGEGALGTKTEIKNMNSFAAAERAIEVECARQVRLRDAGERVVSQTLLWDGAANTVRPQRSKEESHDYRYFPDPDLPPLDLEPAWIEARRAELPELPAARRARLVSQHGISAADATVLTGAAPMADYFEAVAAAHGDGRAAATWVMGDVLAWLNDRKLEIRDVPLAPAGLAGVLDLVRDGVVSRTAARQVFFAMMDERGARPAPAVADALGLRQVSDDGALLGWVDAVMADHPDEVLRLRRGEQKLLGVLVGQVMKRSGGRADPKRVNQLLRDRLA; the protein is encoded by the coding sequence ATGACTGCCGTTGACTGGGAGCTGGTGGTCGGCCTCGAGGTTCACGTCCAGCTCAAGACCACGACCAAGATCTTCTGTGGCTGCCGGGCGAGTTTTGGGGACCCGCCGAATACCAACACGTGTCCCGTCTGCCTTGGTCTGCCAGGCGCCCTGCCCGTGCTCAACGCGCGCGCGGTTGCGCTGGCGGTGCGCGCGGCGCTCGCGTTGGGATGCGACGTCCAACCTCGGTCGGTCTTTGCCCGAAAGAATTACTTCTATCCCGACCTACCCAAGGGGTACCAGATCTCGCAATTCGACCGCCCGCTGGCACTCGGTGGCTGGCTCCCGGTTGCGGAAGGGCGGAGGATCGGCATCACACGCGTGCACATGGAAGAGGATGCCGGCAAGTCCATTCATGACCGGTTCGCCGGCTGGAGTGCCATCGACCTCAACCGCGCCGGCACTCCGCTGATCGAGATCGTCTCCGAGCCCGACCTGCGGTCCGGGGCGGAGGCGCGCGAGTACCTCCTCCGGCTCAAGGAGATCCTGGAGTACACGGACGTGAGCGACGCGAATATGGAGGAGGGATCGCTGCGCGTGGATGCCAACGTCAGCATTCGACCGCAGGGCGAGGGGGCGTTAGGCACGAAGACCGAGATCAAGAACATGAACTCGTTTGCCGCGGCGGAGCGTGCGATCGAGGTCGAGTGCGCACGGCAGGTGCGCCTCCGCGATGCCGGGGAACGCGTGGTGTCACAGACGCTGCTGTGGGATGGCGCGGCGAACACGGTCCGACCTCAGCGGTCAAAGGAAGAAAGCCACGACTATCGCTACTTCCCGGATCCCGACCTTCCCCCGCTCGACCTCGAGCCCGCGTGGATCGAGGCCCGACGCGCGGAACTGCCGGAATTGCCGGCCGCCCGCCGGGCCCGCCTGGTCTCGCAGCACGGCATCTCGGCAGCCGACGCGACGGTGCTCACGGGTGCGGCGCCCATGGCGGATTACTTCGAGGCCGTCGCTGCGGCGCACGGCGACGGGCGAGCCGCGGCCACTTGGGTCATGGGGGACGTGTTGGCCTGGCTCAACGATCGCAAGCTGGAGATCCGGGACGTGCCGCTCGCGCCAGCCGGTTTGGCGGGAGTGCTCGACCTGGTCCGCGATGGCGTGGTGAGCCGAACCGCAGCGCGGCAGGTCTTCTTCGCGATGATGGATGAACGGGGCGCACGGCCGGCGCCCGCCGTCGCCGACGCCCTCGGGTTGCGCCAGGTCAGCGACGATGGCGCACTCCTCGGTTGGGTCGATGCCGTGATGGCCGATCACCCGGATGAGGTGCTCCGGCTGCGTCGCGGCGAGCAGAAGCTCCTGGGAGTGCTCGTGGGTCAGGTGATGAAGCGCAGCGGCGGTCGCGCCGACCCCAAGCGCGTGAACCAACTGCTCCGCGATCGCCTCGCCTAA
- a CDS encoding ribosomal L7Ae/L30e/S12e/Gadd45 family protein codes for MFAPEVQRKLLGLIGLGARARNVVVGVERVKDAARRGKVKIAFVAPDASANSRDKVLPLLEAKRVQVVEGLSAVELGQAVGKESTVAVGVIDAALAGGLRRLVEPDRRDGRNPSPRGTR; via the coding sequence GTGTTTGCCCCTGAGGTGCAGCGCAAGTTGCTTGGCCTCATTGGCCTTGGGGCGCGGGCCCGTAACGTGGTGGTCGGGGTGGAGCGCGTGAAGGACGCTGCGCGGCGCGGCAAGGTGAAGATCGCGTTTGTGGCGCCGGATGCATCGGCCAACAGTCGCGACAAGGTGCTGCCGCTGTTGGAGGCGAAGCGCGTGCAGGTCGTTGAGGGATTGTCGGCCGTGGAGCTGGGACAGGCGGTAGGCAAGGAGAGTACGGTGGCCGTGGGCGTGATCGACGCGGCGCTGGCAGGTGGGTTACGACGTCTGGTCGAACCCGATCGACGTGATGGACGGAACCCGAGTCCCCGGGGGACTCGTTAG
- the rbfA gene encoding 30S ribosome-binding factor RbfA, which yields MAGDSRRPDRVAEAIREQVATFLAEGVKDPRVTGIVTVTGVDVTRDLRTAKVYVSIMGEDAVKSSTLEGLHSVASHLRSRLGRSLRLHSAPTIEFRLDATVAHAARIESLLARIRDGAPGDDASDLD from the coding sequence ATGGCTGGAGATTCCCGACGTCCCGACCGTGTGGCTGAGGCCATTCGCGAGCAAGTGGCGACCTTCCTGGCAGAGGGCGTCAAGGACCCCCGTGTCACGGGCATCGTGACGGTCACGGGGGTGGATGTCACGCGCGACCTGCGCACGGCCAAGGTCTATGTGAGCATCATGGGGGAGGACGCCGTGAAATCCTCCACGCTGGAGGGGCTGCACTCGGTGGCCTCGCACCTGCGCAGCCGGTTGGGCCGCAGCCTTCGGCTGCACTCCGCACCGACCATCGAGTTCCGTCTCGATGCGACGGTCGCACACGCCGCGCGCATCGAGTCGTTGCTCGCGCGAATCCGTGACGGGGCGCCAGGCGACGATGCGAGCGACCTCGACTGA